The Burkholderia pyrrocinia genome includes a region encoding these proteins:
- a CDS encoding aromatic ring-hydroxylating oxygenase subunit alpha: MNHPGELKPSLTESVGLSTNPMPTTLYTDPEQYETERERIFRRAWLMVGRVERIPKPGDFFVKDLAVAKASVIVARSEDGKVRAFHNVCAHRANIVEHRPSGNAKRFVCRYHSWGYNNAGELANVPDEAGFFHLDRKKCGLTPVALDVWDGWIFINLAPEPEVSLAEFLGPMADALSGIDYPNADNAIVLRGEFKANWKAVAENFSEVYHIASIHPRTFGPIYTGKENPFGRPLGANLRGAHRSFSLWLNQSVQVPEEAKVMRWLFSAGETVTGTRNVAQANPLTEHRGVNPERHSDWSQDVNWFFPNWHLQISANQFWTHEFWPTSANSTIWEARFYNKKPKSVRERLQLEHFTSHISDGMLEDLGNIESMQAGMETGAKPFVYFNESEILCRHGLEQVVRWSSASTVKDAIA, translated from the coding sequence ATGAACCACCCTGGCGAACTCAAACCGAGCCTGACGGAATCCGTCGGCCTGTCGACGAACCCGATGCCGACCACGCTGTACACGGATCCGGAGCAGTACGAAACAGAGCGCGAGCGGATCTTCCGTCGCGCATGGCTGATGGTGGGCCGCGTCGAGCGGATCCCGAAGCCGGGCGATTTCTTCGTGAAGGACCTCGCGGTCGCGAAGGCGTCCGTAATCGTCGCGCGTTCGGAGGACGGCAAGGTCCGCGCGTTTCACAACGTCTGCGCGCATCGCGCGAACATCGTCGAGCACCGGCCGAGCGGTAATGCGAAGCGCTTTGTCTGCCGCTATCACAGCTGGGGCTACAACAACGCGGGTGAACTGGCCAACGTGCCCGACGAGGCCGGCTTCTTCCATCTCGACCGGAAGAAATGCGGGCTGACGCCGGTGGCGCTCGACGTGTGGGATGGCTGGATCTTCATCAACCTGGCGCCGGAGCCGGAGGTCAGCCTCGCGGAATTCCTCGGGCCGATGGCCGATGCGCTGTCCGGGATCGACTATCCGAACGCCGACAACGCGATCGTGCTGCGCGGCGAGTTCAAGGCGAACTGGAAGGCCGTGGCCGAGAACTTCAGCGAGGTGTATCACATCGCGTCGATTCACCCGAGGACGTTCGGGCCGATCTACACGGGCAAGGAAAATCCGTTCGGGCGGCCGCTGGGCGCGAACCTGCGCGGCGCCCATCGTTCGTTCTCGCTGTGGTTGAACCAGAGCGTCCAGGTGCCTGAAGAGGCGAAGGTCATGCGCTGGCTGTTCTCGGCCGGCGAGACGGTGACGGGCACGCGCAACGTCGCGCAGGCCAATCCGCTCACCGAACACCGGGGCGTGAATCCGGAGCGGCATTCGGACTGGTCGCAGGACGTGAACTGGTTCTTCCCGAACTGGCACCTGCAGATCTCGGCAAACCAGTTCTGGACGCACGAGTTCTGGCCGACATCGGCCAACTCGACGATCTGGGAGGCGCGTTTCTACAACAAGAAGCCGAAGAGCGTGCGGGAGCGCCTGCAGCTCGAGCACTTCACGTCGCACATCTCCGACGGAATGCTCGAGGATCTCGGCAACATCGAGTCGATGCAGGCCGGGATGGAGACGGGCGCGAAGCCGTTCGTCTATTTCAACGAAAGCGAGATCCTGTGCCGCCACGGGCTCGAGCAGGTGGTCAGGTGGTCGTCGGCGTCCACCGTGAAGGACGCGATCGCCTAG
- a CDS encoding MFS transporter — MNTASFRPAAGKLAQLRDLLFPWAIAMATGLDYFDSSSFSFFVTRIAGGINASPDELVWASSAYATASVVGILQQQWWVERIGYRRYITGSLLLFAGGSIIALVSESSLELALARGFQGYFIGPMMSACRILLQVGFPAERRAGGTRLFLTMILLGSALAPLVGGYLVSDFGWRALFASTAFAGVALAALALFALPPAGKVVPEQRGDAHLWPYLAFAFAQGALQIAMQQVRFERYTASPALMLLTASALLCLGWFGWHQWHHPKPLMRLHALRERTYRTGIALYVVYYYVSNALGYLVSRLLEGGLAYPVENAGRLVGYTSLVSLVAAFAYFRYSARIVHKKWLIVPGLMLAVAISAWMASMPPDVSMAWLAVPLVLRGLLLLLIALPNAGITFRIFAIDEYHNGYRLKNIVKQLTFSFSTATMIILDQHRRALHETRLTEFTSPYDPRFQDTFAALTRAFETLGQTADNARALALAEISRMITQQAAFLSTLDGFWFIAGVATLGCLFAAWQKQID; from the coding sequence TTGAACACAGCTTCATTCCGGCCCGCGGCCGGCAAGCTCGCGCAGTTGCGCGACCTGCTGTTTCCATGGGCCATCGCGATGGCAACCGGCCTCGACTATTTCGACAGTTCGTCGTTTTCGTTCTTCGTGACCCGTATCGCCGGCGGCATCAACGCGTCGCCGGACGAACTCGTGTGGGCCTCGAGCGCGTACGCGACCGCGTCGGTCGTCGGTATCCTGCAGCAGCAATGGTGGGTCGAGCGGATCGGCTATCGGCGCTACATCACGGGCTCGCTGCTGCTGTTCGCCGGCGGCTCGATCATCGCGCTCGTCAGCGAATCGTCGCTCGAACTGGCGTTGGCGCGCGGCTTCCAGGGCTACTTCATCGGCCCGATGATGAGCGCATGCCGAATCCTGCTGCAGGTCGGCTTTCCCGCGGAGCGGCGTGCCGGCGGCACCCGGCTGTTCCTGACGATGATCCTGCTCGGCAGCGCGCTGGCGCCGCTCGTCGGCGGCTATCTGGTCAGCGATTTCGGCTGGCGCGCATTGTTCGCCAGCACCGCGTTCGCCGGCGTCGCGCTTGCGGCGCTCGCGCTGTTCGCGCTGCCGCCCGCCGGCAAGGTCGTCCCGGAACAGCGCGGCGACGCGCATCTGTGGCCCTACCTCGCATTCGCGTTCGCGCAAGGCGCGCTGCAGATCGCGATGCAGCAGGTGCGGTTCGAGCGCTATACCGCGAGCCCGGCCTTGATGCTGCTCACGGCATCCGCGCTGCTCTGCCTCGGCTGGTTCGGCTGGCACCAGTGGCATCATCCGAAACCGCTGATGCGGCTGCATGCGTTGCGCGAGCGCACCTACCGGACCGGCATCGCGCTCTATGTCGTCTACTACTACGTGAGCAACGCGCTCGGCTATCTGGTGTCGCGACTCCTCGAAGGCGGGCTCGCGTACCCGGTCGAGAATGCCGGCAGGCTGGTCGGATACACGTCGCTCGTGTCGCTGGTCGCCGCCTTCGCCTATTTCCGCTATTCGGCCCGCATCGTGCACAAGAAATGGCTGATCGTTCCGGGGCTCATGCTCGCCGTCGCGATCAGCGCGTGGATGGCCAGCATGCCGCCGGATGTCAGCATGGCGTGGCTCGCCGTTCCGCTCGTCCTGCGGGGCCTGCTCCTGCTGCTCATCGCGCTGCCGAACGCGGGCATCACGTTCCGGATCTTCGCGATCGACGAATATCACAACGGCTATCGCCTGAAGAACATCGTCAAGCAGCTGACCTTCTCGTTCTCGACCGCGACGATGATCATCCTCGACCAGCACCGGCGCGCACTGCACGAGACGCGGTTGACCGAGTTCACCAGCCCGTACGACCCGCGGTTCCAGGACACGTTCGCCGCGCTCACCCGCGCGTTCGAGACGCTCGGCCAGACCGCCGACAATGCGCGGGCGCTCGCGCTGGCTGAAATCAGCCGCATGATCACGCAACAGGCGGCGTTCCTCAGCACCCTCGACGGGTTCTGGTTCATCGCGGGCGTCGCGACGCTCGGCTGCCTTTTCGCGGCGTGGCAGAAGCAGATCGACTGA
- a CDS encoding GMC family oxidoreductase: MSETFDYVVVGAGSGGSVVAARLAEAGHTVCVLEAGPPDTNPFIHIPAGYIKNLFNDRLVWRFRSGPIAGTDGRTIELTQGKVVGGSGSINGMVYNRGQHADFDGWAALGNPGWGYDDVLPFFKKAETRIGPGDDRYRGRNGPLIVTDPVMPAPLCDLFVEAVKSLGYPYVADSNAEAQDGVGPWHFMIDTRSRAPQRRSAAKAYLHPAIKKGRVVLRTDSPATRVLLDGHRAVGVRYRSGGAGAPEREVRANREVIVAAGALNTPRLLQISGIGDRDHLSAIGVATRVDLPGVGANLVDHFNLRVAVKVKDVATINERGRGLPLVREIARYFFGRPSILSMGPVPMRFFFRSEPSLSRPDLQVSFTPGSYQEGLPGLLDHYPGMTLGGHKQRPDSRGWVKARSANIDELPDVQPNYLTDESDQRAMVAVVRMARAVLEARPFAPYYVDAMFPGKDVRTDDEILAFARQRGGTVYHHNGTARMGPDSDPMAVVDARLRVRGVQGLRIADASVMPMPISGATNAATIMIGEKAADMLVQDAKATP; this comes from the coding sequence ATGAGCGAAACCTTCGACTATGTGGTCGTCGGCGCGGGCAGCGGCGGCAGCGTGGTGGCCGCGCGACTCGCCGAAGCCGGCCATACCGTGTGCGTGCTGGAAGCCGGCCCGCCCGACACCAACCCGTTCATCCACATTCCCGCGGGCTACATCAAGAACCTGTTCAACGACAGGCTGGTGTGGCGCTTTCGCAGTGGCCCGATTGCCGGCACGGACGGGCGCACCATCGAGCTGACCCAGGGCAAGGTCGTGGGCGGCTCGGGGTCGATCAACGGCATGGTCTACAACCGCGGGCAGCATGCCGATTTCGACGGCTGGGCCGCGCTCGGCAATCCGGGCTGGGGCTACGACGACGTGCTGCCTTTCTTCAAGAAGGCCGAAACGCGCATCGGGCCCGGCGACGATCGCTACCGGGGCCGCAACGGGCCGCTGATCGTGACCGATCCGGTCATGCCCGCGCCGTTGTGCGACCTGTTCGTCGAAGCCGTCAAGAGCCTCGGCTATCCCTATGTGGCCGACTCCAACGCCGAAGCGCAGGACGGTGTCGGCCCGTGGCATTTCATGATCGACACGCGCAGCCGCGCGCCGCAGCGCAGGAGCGCCGCGAAGGCCTACCTGCATCCGGCGATCAAGAAGGGGCGCGTGGTGCTGCGCACCGACAGCCCCGCCACCCGCGTGCTGCTGGACGGTCACCGCGCCGTGGGCGTGCGTTATCGGTCCGGCGGCGCCGGCGCGCCCGAGCGCGAGGTGCGGGCCAACCGCGAGGTCATCGTCGCGGCGGGGGCGCTGAACACCCCGCGCCTGCTGCAGATCTCCGGCATCGGCGACCGCGACCATCTGAGCGCCATCGGCGTGGCAACGCGGGTCGACCTGCCCGGCGTGGGCGCCAACCTGGTCGATCACTTCAACCTGCGCGTGGCCGTCAAGGTGAAGGACGTCGCCACCATCAACGAGCGCGGGCGCGGCCTGCCGCTGGTCAGGGAGATCGCCCGGTACTTCTTCGGCCGGCCCAGCATCCTGAGCATGGGGCCGGTGCCGATGCGCTTCTTCTTCCGCTCCGAACCGTCGCTGTCGCGCCCCGACCTGCAGGTTTCGTTCACGCCCGGCAGCTATCAGGAAGGCCTGCCCGGCCTGCTCGACCACTATCCGGGCATGACGCTGGGCGGCCACAAGCAGCGCCCCGACAGTCGCGGCTGGGTCAAGGCGCGTTCTGCCAACATCGACGAGCTGCCGGATGTGCAGCCCAACTACCTGACCGACGAATCGGACCAGCGCGCGATGGTGGCGGTAGTCAGGATGGCGCGGGCCGTGCTGGAGGCCCGGCCGTTCGCGCCGTACTACGTCGACGCGATGTTTCCCGGCAAGGACGTGCGCACCGATGACGAGATCCTCGCGTTCGCGCGCCAGCGCGGCGGCACCGTCTATCACCACAACGGCACGGCACGCATGGGGCCGGACAGCGACCCGATGGCCGTGGTCGACGCGCGCCTGCGCGTGCGCGGCGTGCAGGGCCTGCGCATCGCCGATGCCTCCGTGATGCCGATGCCGATCTCGGGCGCGACCAATGCGGCCACCATCATGATCGGCGAGAAGGCTGCCGACATGCTGGTGCAGGACGCGAAAGCGACGCCCTGA
- a CDS encoding aldehyde dehydrogenase family protein: protein MLSLVSQRDALNVRPGRLFIDGQWLDWPDARFDQLNPCTNEVMTSFAEAGARGVALAVAAARKAFDEGPWPRMRAQDRKRLLQPIVERLYAAEEEIARLQTLDNGIPYTFSRNSRVSAKAAADIFDHFLGWIDKINGDTLPIFSGASNMQYMTFRDPVGVVAAILPYNGPVMTFAMKVAPALACGCTVVVKPSELTNLAVSRLAQILADSDLPPGVFNLVTGATETGTALTSHPGVDKVTFTGSPLVGEKITVASAPTMKRLSLELGGKSAALVFPDTRSVPATAQALMGLCSTFLSGQVCTTPSRAVVHRSIMEEFLHHAQEQLGKIRFGDPFDAATTSAPMISRRHQARVLEYVESGRQQGATLLAGGRLPGDAFGNGNWVEPALFANVRNDMKIAQEEIFGPVLSVIPFDTEEEAVRIANDSEYGLAGAVYTTDVSRAFRVARAVKSGSIGVNGFASIPNAPFGGIKRSGVGREGGWSTIEAFTELKTVNFNLDA, encoded by the coding sequence ATGCTCAGTCTTGTCTCCCAGCGCGACGCGCTGAATGTCCGCCCGGGCCGCCTCTTCATCGACGGCCAGTGGCTGGACTGGCCCGATGCGCGTTTCGACCAGCTCAATCCCTGCACGAACGAGGTCATGACCAGCTTCGCCGAGGCCGGCGCGCGCGGCGTGGCGCTGGCCGTGGCCGCGGCACGCAAGGCGTTCGACGAAGGCCCGTGGCCGCGCATGCGCGCGCAGGACCGCAAGCGCCTGTTGCAGCCGATTGTCGAGCGGCTGTACGCGGCCGAAGAGGAAATCGCCCGGCTGCAGACGCTGGACAACGGCATTCCCTACACCTTCAGCCGCAACTCGCGCGTGTCGGCGAAGGCGGCCGCCGACATCTTCGACCATTTCCTCGGCTGGATCGACAAGATCAACGGCGACACGCTGCCGATCTTTTCCGGCGCGTCGAACATGCAGTACATGACCTTCCGCGACCCCGTGGGCGTCGTCGCGGCGATCCTGCCGTACAACGGCCCGGTGATGACGTTCGCGATGAAAGTGGCGCCGGCGCTGGCCTGCGGCTGCACCGTGGTCGTCAAGCCGTCGGAACTCACCAACCTGGCCGTGAGCCGGCTCGCGCAGATCCTCGCCGACAGCGATTTGCCGCCCGGCGTGTTCAACCTCGTGACCGGCGCGACCGAAACGGGCACGGCCCTCACGTCGCACCCCGGCGTCGACAAGGTGACCTTCACCGGCAGCCCGCTCGTCGGCGAAAAGATCACGGTGGCCAGCGCGCCGACCATGAAGCGCCTGTCGCTGGAACTGGGCGGCAAGAGCGCGGCCCTGGTCTTTCCCGACACGCGCAGCGTGCCGGCCACCGCGCAGGCGCTCATGGGGCTCTGTTCCACTTTCCTGTCGGGACAGGTCTGCACCACGCCTTCACGTGCAGTGGTGCACCGTTCGATCATGGAAGAGTTCCTGCACCACGCTCAGGAACAACTCGGAAAAATCCGGTTCGGCGATCCGTTCGACGCCGCCACCACGTCCGCGCCGATGATTTCCAGGCGGCACCAGGCGCGCGTGCTCGAATACGTGGAAAGCGGCCGGCAGCAAGGTGCCACGCTGCTGGCCGGCGGCCGCCTTCCGGGCGACGCGTTCGGCAACGGCAACTGGGTCGAGCCCGCGCTCTTCGCGAACGTGCGCAACGACATGAAGATTGCCCAGGAGGAAATCTTCGGCCCCGTGCTGTCGGTGATTCCGTTCGACACCGAGGAGGAAGCCGTCCGGATCGCCAACGACAGCGAGTATGGCCTCGCGGGCGCCGTCTACACCACGGACGTAAGCCGTGCGTTCCGCGTGGCGCGCGCAGTGAAGAGCGGCTCGATCGGCGTCAACGGCTTCGCCAGCATCCCGAACGCACCGTTCGGCGGCATCAAGCGCTCGGGCGTGGGTCGCGAAGGCGGCTGGTCGACGATCGAGGCGTTCACCGAACTGAAGACCGTCAATTTCAATCTGGATGCCTGA
- a CDS encoding MBL fold metallo-hydrolase, whose product MWWNRRSVRGQSPRPSASPPAPPPRKNAMPLLHTIRSRIGHADVMQIVEMDISAILGTLLPEATPDVMKSIPWMKPPHVDDVHGMCAVSQCFIVMTGKRVLVVDTCVGNDKNTAGFDAFADLQLEFLATLEQAGIDRHAVTDVLCTHLHFDHVGWNTYKKDGRWLPTFPNAKYHFGKAEYEFAQQGDPNDAMYEAQDMSFHESIQPVVDAGLANFIDRDTDLGDGISVFSAPGHTIGHIAIEVDAGTERFIIGGDAMHHPVQIAKPDIAQILDYDNAQSSATRHTLLSRLDGSATLFTCTHFCSPSFGLISKDPEGDYVFTGVQK is encoded by the coding sequence GTGTGGTGGAATCGACGATCGGTGCGCGGGCAGTCGCCACGCCCTTCAGCAAGCCCCCCAGCGCCCCCTCCAAGGAAGAACGCCATGCCATTGCTGCACACCATTCGCTCCCGGATCGGCCATGCAGACGTCATGCAGATCGTCGAGATGGACATCAGCGCGATTCTGGGAACGCTACTGCCCGAGGCCACGCCCGACGTGATGAAGTCGATCCCGTGGATGAAGCCGCCGCACGTGGACGACGTTCACGGCATGTGCGCCGTCAGCCAGTGTTTCATCGTCATGACCGGCAAACGCGTGCTGGTGGTCGACACCTGCGTCGGCAACGACAAGAACACCGCCGGCTTCGACGCGTTCGCCGATCTTCAACTGGAATTTCTCGCCACGCTGGAGCAGGCCGGAATCGATCGCCATGCTGTCACCGACGTGCTGTGCACGCACCTGCATTTCGATCATGTGGGCTGGAACACCTACAAGAAGGACGGCCGGTGGTTGCCTACCTTTCCCAACGCGAAATACCACTTCGGCAAGGCGGAATACGAGTTCGCGCAACAGGGCGACCCGAACGACGCCATGTACGAGGCGCAGGACATGTCGTTCCACGAGTCTATCCAGCCCGTCGTCGATGCAGGGCTCGCGAACTTCATCGACCGGGACACCGACCTGGGTGACGGCATCTCGGTGTTCTCCGCGCCCGGGCATACGATCGGCCATATCGCCATCGAGGTCGATGCGGGCACCGAGCGATTCATCATCGGCGGCGACGCGATGCATCACCCAGTACAGATCGCGAAGCCCGACATCGCGCAAATACTGGACTACGACAACGCGCAGTCGTCAGCCACGCGGCACACGCTGCTCTCGCGTCTCGACGGCAGCGCGACGCTGTTCACCTGCACGCATTTCTGTTCGCCGTCGTTCGGGTTGATCAGCAAGGATCCGGAAGGCGACTACGTGTTCACCGGGGTGCAGAAATAA
- a CDS encoding enoyl-CoA hydratase/isomerase family protein, protein MTNSLVTDDSTPGIRVVTLNRAERMNALDGATLAALNEAVRTAADPGRDIRVIVIRGSGRAFCAGNDLKWLASGVLADPAAHMRHQDLMQDTFSLMETSRQIVIASVNGYAVAGGFELVLASDIVVVDADAELGDAHLQRNLLPSGGGSQRLPRKIGLARAMYYLVTGRRMTGRDAERMGLASLAVSGDELDAATMQLAGEIARIDADALAAMKHMARRALEMPLSDGLSMERWMQYRYRIESPSLVASVHDFAARGKG, encoded by the coding sequence ATGACGAACTCGCTCGTGACAGACGACTCGACGCCCGGCATCCGCGTCGTCACGCTGAATCGCGCCGAGCGGATGAATGCGCTCGACGGCGCGACGCTCGCGGCACTGAACGAAGCGGTGCGAACGGCCGCCGATCCGGGCCGCGATATCCGCGTGATCGTGATTCGCGGCAGCGGCCGTGCCTTCTGCGCGGGCAATGACCTGAAATGGCTCGCGAGCGGCGTACTCGCGGATCCCGCGGCGCACATGCGGCACCAGGACCTGATGCAGGACACGTTTTCGCTGATGGAGACGTCGCGACAGATCGTGATTGCGTCGGTCAACGGCTATGCGGTGGCGGGCGGGTTCGAACTGGTGCTGGCCTCCGACATCGTGGTGGTCGACGCGGACGCGGAACTCGGCGACGCGCATCTGCAGCGCAACCTGCTGCCGAGCGGCGGCGGCTCGCAGCGGCTGCCGCGCAAGATCGGGCTCGCGCGCGCGATGTACTACCTTGTCACGGGGCGGCGCATGACGGGACGCGACGCGGAGCGGATGGGGCTCGCGTCGCTGGCGGTGAGCGGCGACGAACTCGACGCCGCGACGATGCAGCTCGCCGGCGAGATCGCGCGGATCGACGCCGATGCACTGGCGGCCATGAAGCACATGGCCCGCCGCGCGCTGGAGATGCCGCTGAGCGACGGGCTGTCGATGGAGCGGTGGATGCAGTACCGCTACCGCATCGAATCGCCGTCGCTGGTGGCATCCGTGCACGATTTCGCGGCTCGCGGCAAAGGCTGA
- a CDS encoding LysR family transcriptional regulator: MDPSQLPSLAWFVHIAHHLSFTKAAAEMGVSRAALSQNLKALERQLNVKLLYRTTRDMSLTEDGQRLYDTLRPAFGSIELAIRDLHEVRHEPSGLLRINTSRVAARKLVEPHLGEFMARYPLLRVELVMDDGLSNIIADGYDAGIRLGESLAEHMVAVPITPMLEMAVVGSPDYFARHGKPATPADLIGHNCLCYRHTTSGAIYRWEFTSSEIEGHAFEVEPQGSVVTNDDDGMIRAALQGIGLIQHQDIALREHLDAGALVRVLEPWCKPFPGYYLYTPSREQMAAKVRALMDFLIEKREHLAVDMARRAPDPAASKPRKPRTTRARA, encoded by the coding sequence ATGGACCCGTCCCAACTCCCTTCCCTCGCGTGGTTCGTGCACATCGCCCACCATCTCAGCTTCACCAAGGCCGCCGCCGAAATGGGCGTGTCGCGCGCCGCGCTGTCGCAGAACCTGAAGGCGCTCGAACGGCAGTTGAACGTGAAGCTCCTGTACCGGACCACGCGCGACATGTCGCTGACCGAGGACGGCCAACGCCTGTACGACACGCTGCGGCCGGCATTCGGCTCGATCGAGCTGGCGATCCGCGACCTGCACGAAGTCCGGCACGAGCCGTCCGGGCTGCTGCGCATCAACACGTCCCGGGTGGCCGCGCGCAAGCTGGTCGAGCCGCACCTGGGCGAATTCATGGCGCGCTACCCGTTGTTGCGGGTGGAACTCGTGATGGACGACGGGCTGTCGAACATCATCGCCGACGGCTATGACGCGGGCATCCGGCTGGGCGAGAGTCTCGCCGAGCACATGGTGGCCGTGCCGATCACGCCGATGCTCGAAATGGCCGTGGTCGGCTCGCCGGACTATTTCGCGCGCCACGGCAAGCCCGCCACGCCCGCCGATCTGATCGGGCACAACTGCCTGTGCTATCGCCACACGACGAGCGGCGCGATCTATCGCTGGGAGTTCACGTCATCCGAGATCGAGGGGCACGCGTTCGAAGTCGAACCGCAGGGCAGCGTGGTCACGAACGACGACGACGGCATGATTCGCGCGGCGCTGCAGGGGATCGGCCTGATCCAGCACCAGGACATCGCGCTGCGCGAACATCTGGACGCCGGCGCGCTGGTGCGCGTGCTCGAGCCGTGGTGCAAGCCGTTTCCCGGTTACTACCTGTACACGCCGTCGCGCGAGCAAATGGCCGCGAAGGTGCGCGCGCTGATGGATTTCCTCATCGAGAAACGCGAACATCTGGCCGTCGACATGGCCAGGCGCGCGCCCGATCCCGCCGCATCGAAACCCCGCAAGCCACGCACCACGCGAGCGCGAGCGTGA
- a CDS encoding CaiB/BaiF CoA transferase family protein: MKVLEGIKVLDFGRFIAGPFCSALLADYGADVIRIDRVGGGEDRFIVPVTEHGEGALYLQVNRNKRSMTLDLDSPDGRDIVRKLVVDADIVIANMPPRTLKSLGLDYDSLCEIKPDIILVASNAFGNSEAVRDRVGFDGVGQALSGAVHIAGTPDRPQKAMVPVVDFATAFSCALGVMLALYERQRSGMGQEVSASLLCTGLNMASGALIEEALLGLDRQATLNRASGYAPSDIFKATDGWFITQVIGQPMFKRWTQLVGRPELLDDPRFADDTLRGEHGAFLSDLMSEWCADKTLADALAELEQARIPASPVNSPRQALEDETIKAADVIHWMDYPGAPKKVPIFATPVSLSRTPPEIHTRPPLTGEHTDEILAGIGLDARAVADLRSRKIV, encoded by the coding sequence ATGAAAGTACTCGAAGGCATCAAGGTCCTCGATTTCGGCCGCTTCATCGCCGGGCCGTTCTGCTCGGCACTGCTGGCCGACTATGGCGCCGACGTCATCCGCATCGACCGCGTCGGCGGCGGCGAGGACCGCTTCATCGTGCCCGTGACCGAACACGGCGAAGGCGCACTGTACCTGCAGGTGAACCGCAACAAGCGCTCGATGACGCTCGATCTCGACAGCCCCGACGGGCGCGATATCGTGCGCAAGCTGGTTGTCGATGCCGACATCGTGATCGCCAACATGCCGCCCCGCACGCTCAAGAGCCTCGGCCTGGACTACGACAGCCTGTGCGAGATCAAGCCCGACATCATCCTCGTCGCGTCCAATGCGTTCGGCAACAGCGAGGCCGTGCGCGACCGCGTGGGCTTCGATGGCGTCGGCCAGGCCCTGAGCGGCGCAGTGCACATCGCGGGCACGCCCGACCGGCCGCAGAAGGCCATGGTGCCGGTGGTGGACTTCGCCACGGCGTTTTCCTGCGCGCTCGGCGTGATGCTGGCGCTCTATGAGCGCCAGCGCAGCGGCATGGGCCAGGAAGTCAGCGCGTCGCTGCTGTGCACCGGCCTCAACATGGCCAGCGGCGCGCTGATCGAAGAGGCGCTGCTCGGCCTGGATCGCCAGGCCACGCTGAACCGCGCGTCCGGCTACGCGCCGTCCGACATCTTCAAGGCGACGGACGGCTGGTTCATCACCCAGGTGATCGGCCAGCCGATGTTCAAGCGCTGGACGCAGCTCGTGGGCCGGCCGGAACTGCTCGACGATCCGCGTTTCGCCGACGATACGCTGCGCGGCGAGCACGGCGCGTTCCTGAGCGATCTCATGAGCGAATGGTGCGCGGATAAAACGCTGGCCGACGCGCTGGCCGAACTGGAACAGGCGCGCATCCCGGCCAGCCCTGTCAACTCGCCGCGCCAGGCGCTGGAGGACGAGACCATCAAGGCGGCCGACGTGATCCACTGGATGGACTATCCGGGCGCGCCGAAGAAGGTGCCGATCTTCGCGACGCCGGTTTCGCTGTCGCGCACGCCGCCGGAAATCCATACGCGGCCGCCGCTGACCGGCGAGCATACGGATGAAATCCTCGCGGGCATAGGACTGGATGCGCGCGCGGTCGCCGACTTGCGATCGCGAAAAATCGTCTGA